Proteins encoded together in one Terriglobus saanensis SP1PR4 window:
- a CDS encoding dsDNA nuclease domain-containing protein has product MAPKKKTEPEKVSETSSNPREKKAAYPGSFLAPEAMGGINAGDGFDFQTRFAACNVPIWLVEGAFQQLLHEGAGDIDLRYSKDGKTSRTFMQVKDHDVQPAELKDVIEQFLSRDAASPEAYQCFTVVCQSLSPTLRPIENGLARLRGIAAFYNDMPEVLDSTKQELDDRLKTVGLGDYIDFIHEKVHIDTGHADMHHDDRAIAHFIDRLLRHPDYAEKVRSMVAPAFAETMRKIGASKGKVLERTDIEKILFEAVTSSIASEEKITLWLQNWTSENFEVPADYSIDWSEYFDRSKRQVPTSERWNDELIPQLDALKKQILKERKERLIRFRGKCALSSGVALGAIFATVGGWAFEIPQPPAKEAWRSDAIAADAYEMTVEELEGSADGTDIVLGLNIRGDGRQDMVKYVESTGYIPRRYLFVSPATQGAQSIRGASDAVAFARSVRETLGRSLKTYDVRRTRLFFYGPFALSVFLGQHLTSVGEIQLFEYQDPSYVPSCTLRT; this is encoded by the coding sequence ATGGCACCCAAGAAAAAGACAGAACCGGAGAAGGTCTCTGAGACGAGCAGCAATCCCAGAGAGAAGAAGGCCGCCTATCCGGGTTCCTTTCTTGCGCCTGAGGCCATGGGGGGGATTAACGCCGGCGACGGGTTCGACTTCCAGACACGCTTTGCCGCCTGCAACGTGCCGATCTGGCTCGTCGAAGGGGCGTTTCAGCAGCTCCTGCACGAGGGTGCCGGCGATATCGACCTGCGATACAGCAAGGACGGAAAAACCTCACGCACCTTCATGCAGGTTAAGGACCACGACGTGCAGCCAGCGGAGCTGAAGGACGTCATCGAACAGTTCCTCTCGCGCGATGCTGCATCGCCGGAGGCTTATCAATGCTTCACGGTTGTCTGTCAGTCGCTATCGCCAACGCTTAGGCCCATCGAGAACGGCCTCGCCCGCCTACGCGGCATTGCAGCGTTCTACAACGATATGCCCGAGGTCCTCGACTCGACAAAACAGGAACTAGACGATCGCCTGAAGACCGTCGGCCTAGGCGACTACATCGATTTCATCCATGAGAAAGTTCATATCGATACGGGTCACGCGGACATGCATCACGATGATCGCGCCATCGCCCATTTCATCGATCGTCTGCTTCGTCATCCCGATTACGCAGAGAAAGTTCGGTCGATGGTAGCTCCCGCCTTCGCCGAGACAATGCGCAAGATCGGCGCAAGCAAAGGGAAGGTTCTTGAGCGCACCGATATCGAGAAGATCCTCTTTGAGGCAGTGACGAGCAGCATTGCCTCGGAGGAGAAGATCACGCTTTGGCTTCAGAACTGGACCAGCGAGAACTTCGAGGTTCCAGCTGACTACTCGATTGACTGGTCGGAATATTTTGACCGATCCAAGCGGCAGGTGCCGACGTCCGAGCGCTGGAATGATGAATTGATTCCGCAGCTCGATGCCCTCAAAAAGCAGATTCTAAAAGAGCGAAAGGAGCGGCTTATTCGCTTTCGCGGGAAGTGTGCTTTGTCCTCGGGCGTCGCTCTGGGCGCGATCTTTGCGACGGTCGGAGGCTGGGCATTCGAGATCCCGCAGCCGCCCGCTAAGGAGGCTTGGCGTTCCGACGCGATTGCGGCAGATGCCTATGAAATGACGGTGGAAGAGCTGGAAGGCTCTGCGGATGGAACCGACATTGTTCTTGGCCTCAATATCAGAGGTGACGGCCGGCAGGACATGGTGAAGTATGTCGAGAGCACCGGCTATATTCCACGCAGATATCTCTTCGTCTCGCCGGCGACACAGGGCGCGCAATCCATCCGTGGTGCCAGTGATGCCGTGGCCTTTGCGCGGTCCGTGAGGGAGACGCTGGGACGGAGCCTTAAAACTTATGATGTGCGCAGGACCCGTCTGTTTTTCTATGGCCCATTCGCGCTCTCAGTGTTCCTCGGCCAGCATCTGACATCGGTTGGCGAGATCCAGCTGTTTGAATATCAAGATCCAAGCTACGTCCCCAGCTGCACGCTGCGAACATAA
- a CDS encoding putative sensor domain DACNV-containing protein has product MAASFPEDLATHVRAQLVDRKERPPALKVLTQLFETMYFASLKQEEAQPISCRIAFVRRKNPDPKPPKRIVADRWQVSPLAEDLPLTVRNLVKLSTAVDPWGSTLAVDVDDDSRLRIWGLIDQSVHYSTYVAKEASSAPEMPGMFQAVIQATGEIAAYRSTLLLGSLKQDTLVKSQLRALQAGPVHTKLMKSVRLFQRRVQKEVGNELYRERDHWPGSLEQNWISTLCRILIGIHKYQHGGAILISDSATGLNPKYSLSYSRLAEALFRSSVLSIRHTAYSDTIHRKYLDKGLEEIPTDLYLSESVDGTELNDTNDELTGCVRFLASLSRVDGLIWLNSNLHLKAFGVEITIRDEPSKAVVARNPQGTEVKKLNMNHYGTRHRSMLRYCAANPDSVGFVVSQDGDVRAITHANGRVVLWDNIRIQSLVNARARRSE; this is encoded by the coding sequence ATGGCCGCAAGCTTCCCTGAAGATCTTGCCACTCATGTACGCGCGCAGCTCGTGGACCGGAAGGAGCGGCCGCCAGCGCTCAAAGTTCTGACCCAGTTGTTTGAGACGATGTATTTCGCGAGTCTCAAACAGGAAGAAGCGCAGCCTATCTCCTGCCGAATCGCTTTTGTTCGACGGAAGAACCCCGATCCGAAGCCTCCCAAGCGTATCGTTGCCGATCGCTGGCAGGTCTCTCCTCTTGCTGAAGACCTTCCGCTGACCGTCAGAAACCTGGTGAAGTTATCAACCGCCGTGGACCCATGGGGATCGACCCTGGCCGTCGATGTCGACGATGACTCGCGCTTACGTATCTGGGGTCTTATCGATCAAAGCGTTCACTACAGCACCTACGTTGCGAAGGAAGCGTCCAGCGCGCCGGAAATGCCGGGGATGTTTCAGGCGGTTATCCAGGCAACAGGAGAGATCGCCGCATATAGATCAACGCTTCTTCTAGGCAGTCTCAAGCAAGACACTTTAGTGAAAAGCCAGCTGCGCGCGCTTCAAGCGGGGCCAGTCCACACGAAGCTAATGAAATCGGTCAGGCTGTTTCAGCGGCGCGTGCAGAAGGAAGTTGGCAACGAGCTTTACCGCGAGAGAGATCATTGGCCGGGCTCATTGGAACAGAACTGGATATCGACCCTTTGCAGAATCCTGATCGGTATTCATAAATACCAGCATGGCGGGGCGATTCTCATCTCCGACAGCGCCACGGGCCTGAATCCTAAATATTCCCTCTCTTACAGCCGACTCGCCGAAGCGTTATTTCGCTCCAGCGTGCTTAGCATCCGGCACACGGCATACTCCGACACCATCCATAGGAAATACCTGGACAAAGGCCTAGAGGAGATTCCGACCGATCTTTACCTCAGTGAATCAGTCGATGGTACAGAGCTGAACGATACAAACGATGAGCTAACAGGCTGTGTACGCTTCCTCGCGTCCCTTTCACGTGTTGACGGCTTGATATGGCTCAATTCCAATCTTCACCTCAAGGCCTTCGGCGTCGAGATCACGATTCGGGACGAGCCGAGCAAGGCTGTTGTTGCACGGAATCCTCAGGGCACGGAGGTCAAGAAGCTAAATATGAATCATTACGGAACACGGCACCGATCAATGCTTCGCTATTGCGCCGCGAATCCTGATAGCGTCGGATTCGTCGTCTCGCAAGATGGCGACGTTCGCGCCATTACGCATGCAAACGGCCGCGTCGTGCTTTGGGACAATATCCGCATTCAATCGCTCGTCAACGCTCGCGCAAGAAGGTCCGAATAA
- a CDS encoding HNH endonuclease, protein MKTRDDFPQKTKRNVAMRAGWHCSLIGCGKSTAGPSEESSDSFTVIGEAAHICGAASGPGSRRYDSSMTSAERKSIDNAIWLCADHARMIDRDEVTYSADELRAMKRQHEESSGRDLRLGKVQGIGAGLLAIGPDIICTGDIPTIGETKWVLHLKHFVTGDIHELAGFISTFSGALLEHKYILSDELGDGRLLSQAPTLSKDRNGYLLSCPLAISARRVDVKNLGSDMAMQPDTNDIYLDSKGNIARVSGLDYLPQKVRSLLSMQRGENVFAPKAGVRFFEYLEAFKGTPWLPLLMKLDVIRQAAIPDKSSFRDSEDTPLRCVTRVRGFELLSETPVDQRLPVRVDFEVLGHGRWQHDLSVYMPTREQMNERARLLAERPSLALS, encoded by the coding sequence ATGAAAACCCGCGATGACTTTCCGCAGAAGACGAAGAGAAACGTGGCGATGCGCGCGGGTTGGCATTGCTCTCTTATAGGCTGCGGTAAAAGCACCGCTGGACCGAGTGAAGAATCTTCTGATTCGTTCACCGTGATTGGTGAGGCGGCGCATATCTGTGGCGCTGCGTCTGGTCCGGGAAGCCGGCGTTATGACTCGTCTATGACGTCGGCAGAGCGCAAGAGTATAGATAACGCGATCTGGCTCTGCGCAGATCATGCTCGCATGATCGATCGGGACGAGGTGACCTACTCCGCCGATGAATTGCGGGCGATGAAACGCCAGCATGAAGAATCTTCTGGTCGAGACCTTCGTCTCGGAAAAGTACAAGGTATAGGGGCTGGGCTCCTGGCTATCGGCCCAGACATCATTTGTACCGGCGACATTCCGACGATCGGAGAAACGAAGTGGGTGCTCCATCTGAAGCATTTCGTGACGGGAGATATTCATGAGCTGGCAGGTTTCATTAGCACTTTCTCGGGGGCTCTGCTGGAGCATAAATACATACTCTCCGATGAGTTGGGAGACGGACGTTTGCTATCTCAGGCCCCGACCTTATCAAAAGACCGCAATGGTTATCTGTTGTCCTGTCCGCTCGCTATAAGCGCGCGCCGCGTCGACGTGAAGAATTTGGGCAGCGATATGGCTATGCAACCGGATACCAACGACATTTATCTCGACAGCAAAGGCAACATTGCCCGGGTTTCAGGTCTCGATTATCTGCCGCAGAAGGTCCGGTCGCTGTTATCGATGCAGCGAGGGGAGAACGTGTTCGCCCCAAAGGCAGGCGTTCGCTTCTTCGAATATCTGGAAGCATTCAAAGGTACGCCATGGCTGCCGTTGCTGATGAAGCTCGATGTCATTCGGCAGGCGGCCATTCCCGACAAATCGAGCTTCAGGGACAGCGAAGATACCCCACTGCGGTGTGTGACTCGTGTTCGCGGTTTTGAACTTCTGTCGGAAACGCCTGTCGACCAAAGGCTTCCCGTGCGCGTTGACTTCGAGGTGCTAGGCCATGGGCGATGGCAGCATGATCTCTCTGTCTACATGCCGACCAGAGAACAGATGAACGAGCGTGCGCGACTGCTCGCAGAGCGTCCCTCACTGGCGCTCAGCTAG
- the mobF gene encoding MobF family relaxase gives MLTISKPLSASQAHTYHAKEFTSAEQNYWKQDDRILGEWHGALAEKFGLSGGVDEEHFARLADGQHPITGEQLVRHRVVQEYETTDGKSVAPVEHRAGWDATFSAPKSVSLTALVGGDDRVRDAHRQAVNIALNELERYTQARIGGNSPAETTGKFIAAKFEHDTARPVDGYAAPQLHTHTVIFNVTERENGQTRALQERGLFASQQFATAVYQSELTYRLRNLGYAIEAGRSGAPEVKGYSQEYLDASSPRSQQIREHLEKSGYQGPEAAQIAAHSTRDRKQIHSPAEVLVAHRQIAAEFGNQADMVVREARERAQLQSHERGQDDSRQAARQAVTYARDRSFEREAVTDERDLYRDALRRGMSETTYAEVRAGFEARIASGEFRLVPGQKHDSGRQFTTAETIRAERDVLRQMQQGHGRAEQIMPIQAAVAHTQKQQQLNAGQKAAAEEILTSRDVVQGLEGKAGVGKTTLLKSVREAAEKRGYVVEGFAPTSRAANQLRDAGISADTLQGFLARARQPVPERHLYMVDESSLASTKQVRGFLDKLEHGDRVLLIGDTRQHQGVEAGKPFEQLVNAGMRTAQVDQIVRQRNAPELLKAVEHLSRGEIAEGVALLEQQGRVTEIADAQQRIAVIAKSYSASPENTIVVSPDNASRRQINQAVRSELQARGIVDSESHAMRVLAPRSDMTGADRTWAARYTVGDVLYYPRGSHDIGIDKQSYTKVIATQPQDNFLIVQKADGAEVTYNPARLYGVNVYRELEREFAVGDRLSFTAPSKELGVANRDLGTVQQIGQDGTLTVKMDTGKSVSFDSNQMRHYDHGYAVTSHSSQGLTAERVMVNLDSSIHADLINRRFAYVAVSRGAHDAQIFTDSAASLIGKLSHDVVKSSALQVGQQVATDQGAGFQV, from the coding sequence ATGCTGACTATCTCAAAACCGCTGTCGGCATCGCAGGCTCACACGTATCACGCGAAAGAGTTTACGTCGGCCGAGCAGAATTACTGGAAGCAGGACGACCGCATTTTGGGCGAGTGGCACGGCGCGCTAGCCGAAAAGTTCGGCCTGTCCGGAGGCGTTGACGAGGAACACTTCGCACGTCTCGCGGACGGCCAGCATCCGATCACCGGTGAGCAGCTTGTGCGTCACCGCGTCGTTCAGGAATACGAGACCACGGACGGGAAATCGGTCGCACCCGTAGAGCATCGCGCCGGTTGGGATGCTACCTTCTCAGCGCCCAAGTCTGTATCCCTTACCGCACTGGTGGGTGGCGATGACCGAGTGCGGGACGCGCACCGGCAAGCCGTAAATATCGCCTTGAACGAGTTGGAGCGATACACCCAGGCCCGGATCGGCGGCAACAGTCCCGCCGAGACCACTGGCAAATTCATCGCCGCCAAGTTCGAGCATGACACCGCCCGTCCGGTGGACGGCTACGCTGCTCCCCAACTCCATACTCATACCGTCATCTTCAATGTCACCGAGCGCGAAAATGGACAGACGCGCGCCTTACAGGAGCGCGGCCTGTTCGCATCCCAGCAGTTTGCGACCGCCGTCTATCAGTCAGAATTGACGTATCGCCTACGCAATCTAGGCTATGCGATCGAGGCGGGCCGCAGCGGCGCACCAGAGGTGAAAGGCTATTCACAGGAATATCTTGATGCCTCAAGTCCCCGCAGCCAGCAGATACGCGAACATCTCGAAAAGAGCGGTTATCAGGGGCCGGAGGCCGCCCAGATCGCGGCGCATTCCACTCGTGATCGCAAACAGATCCACTCGCCAGCAGAGGTATTGGTGGCACACCGGCAGATCGCCGCGGAGTTCGGAAACCAAGCCGACATGGTTGTGCGGGAAGCGCGCGAACGCGCCCAGCTACAGTCGCATGAACGCGGTCAGGACGATTCCCGACAGGCGGCACGGCAGGCCGTAACCTATGCGCGTGATCGTAGCTTCGAGCGCGAGGCCGTCACGGACGAGCGTGACCTGTACCGCGATGCGTTGCGACGCGGCATGAGTGAGACCACCTACGCGGAGGTTCGGGCCGGGTTCGAGGCACGCATCGCTAGCGGGGAGTTCCGGCTTGTACCGGGACAGAAGCATGACTCTGGGCGGCAGTTCACGACCGCCGAAACCATCCGCGCCGAGCGGGACGTCCTCCGCCAGATGCAGCAGGGACATGGGCGCGCCGAACAGATAATGCCCATCCAGGCAGCCGTTGCACACACCCAAAAGCAACAGCAACTCAATGCCGGACAGAAGGCCGCCGCAGAAGAGATTTTGACCTCTCGCGACGTGGTTCAAGGGCTTGAGGGGAAGGCCGGTGTGGGTAAGACGACCTTACTAAAATCGGTGCGTGAAGCGGCTGAAAAACGCGGCTATGTCGTCGAGGGTTTTGCCCCAACCTCCCGTGCCGCGAACCAGCTTCGCGACGCCGGAATCTCTGCTGACACACTGCAAGGGTTCCTTGCGCGAGCCCGCCAGCCCGTTCCCGAGCGGCACCTGTACATGGTCGATGAATCCAGCCTCGCCAGTACCAAGCAGGTGCGTGGCTTCCTCGACAAGCTGGAGCATGGCGACCGCGTTCTTCTTATCGGAGACACGCGACAGCATCAGGGCGTGGAGGCCGGCAAGCCTTTCGAGCAGCTAGTCAACGCAGGAATGAGAACCGCTCAGGTTGACCAGATCGTGCGCCAACGGAATGCCCCCGAACTGCTGAAAGCAGTCGAGCATCTTTCGCGCGGCGAGATCGCCGAAGGTGTCGCTCTTTTGGAACAGCAAGGGCGCGTCACCGAGATTGCCGATGCTCAGCAGCGCATCGCGGTGATTGCGAAAAGCTACTCAGCCAGTCCGGAAAATACCATCGTTGTGTCCCCCGATAACGCATCCCGCCGTCAGATCAATCAGGCGGTACGTTCTGAGCTACAGGCTCGCGGCATCGTTGACTCAGAAAGCCACGCGATGCGCGTGCTTGCACCTCGTTCCGACATGACCGGCGCCGACCGAACATGGGCCGCTCGCTATACGGTTGGAGACGTACTCTATTACCCGCGCGGCAGCCACGACATCGGCATCGATAAGCAGAGTTATACAAAGGTGATCGCTACTCAGCCTCAAGATAACTTCTTGATCGTGCAAAAGGCTGACGGCGCTGAAGTCACTTACAATCCAGCCCGACTCTATGGTGTGAATGTTTACCGAGAGTTGGAACGGGAATTCGCTGTGGGCGACAGGCTCAGCTTCACGGCTCCGTCTAAAGAACTCGGCGTCGCAAACCGTGACCTAGGCACCGTGCAACAGATCGGTCAAGACGGAACGCTCACCGTGAAGATGGATACCGGCAAATCAGTAAGCTTCGACTCAAATCAGATGCGTCACTACGACCACGGCTACGCTGTCACGAGTCATAGCTCCCAGGGACTCACGGCAGAGCGTGTCATGGTGAACCTCGATAGCAGCATTCACGCCGACTTAATAAACCGACGATTTGCATACGTGGCCGTGTCCCGGGGGGCGCATGATGCCCAGATCTTTACTGATAGCGCAGCGTCCCTTATCGGCAAGCTGTCGCACGATGTTGTGAAGTCCTCGGCGCTACAAGTTGGACAGCAGGTCGCAACCGACCAGGGAGCGGGCTTTCAGGTGTAG
- a CDS encoding type IV secretion system DNA-binding domain-containing protein, producing the protein MTDSQWGRKETIVRPPHYPVYSFGSVFVALLMTVLCVYLHLAFVMTPLQRYYLSCYAETGFLGTIRQSSDYQLVTVADRQRQARPVTEADVQPGSTPQVIGKPIPLALSPAAHASGIVFLYRGAKVSYMNRPLHDYLRRFVYDGESFVAIFRVPLWSGLAVFLLQLPFAVLKDIRRLKEMKYGRLLKGPVLVSPKAFNRAVKGDGVGFRTTESKDLMRIPQRAEGQHIELMGDTGTGKTRLIMQLLLQIRERGHSAIVYDPACEFVQRFYDPKNDTILNPLDARCPYWGPSEELRRRAEAKAIAASLYQPTTDKKGEFFTETPQKIFAHLLTFGPSPQELVEWMANPDEIDRRVQNTEMAMMIAKGAQQQRNGVLASLGLIADSLRMLPRKETAHTRWSATEWAEDRQGWIFITSKPSEREALRPLHSLWIDLLVLRLLNEPKDGQHPVWFVLDELASLQRLPQLHTAITENRKSKNPLVLGFQGKAQLEMIYGHLAEVMLSQPTTKIFLRTTEPKAAEWVSNAIGKIEIERLRETHSTGLRAGSNFSVERQVEPLVLDSEISGLPDRHAFLKLGNHVSRFAFDYWNIPATQPAFVPRPLEDDDLTFEPVTLNKKPPKSVKTMDAGLLEGEDEPIETGFSLGD; encoded by the coding sequence ATGACCGACTCACAATGGGGACGCAAAGAAACCATCGTCCGCCCGCCTCACTATCCCGTCTACAGCTTCGGATCCGTCTTCGTTGCACTCCTGATGACCGTCCTCTGTGTCTACCTCCACCTCGCTTTTGTCATGACGCCCCTACAACGCTACTACCTGTCCTGCTATGCGGAAACGGGTTTCCTCGGCACCATACGACAGAGCAGCGACTATCAGCTTGTTACGGTAGCCGACCGCCAGCGTCAAGCCCGGCCTGTCACCGAAGCCGATGTGCAACCAGGTTCTACGCCGCAGGTCATCGGCAAGCCGATACCCTTGGCGCTTTCCCCAGCAGCCCATGCCTCCGGCATCGTCTTCCTGTATCGGGGAGCCAAGGTTTCCTACATGAACCGCCCTCTCCATGACTACCTGCGCCGCTTTGTTTACGACGGCGAAAGCTTCGTCGCTATCTTCCGCGTCCCGCTCTGGTCTGGGCTTGCAGTCTTCCTTCTCCAGCTACCGTTCGCCGTTCTCAAAGACATTCGACGGCTCAAGGAAATGAAGTATGGACGATTGCTGAAAGGCCCCGTCCTGGTCTCGCCGAAGGCATTCAACCGGGCCGTCAAAGGCGATGGCGTTGGCTTCCGAACGACCGAATCCAAAGACCTCATGCGGATTCCGCAACGCGCCGAAGGTCAGCATATCGAGCTGATGGGCGACACAGGCACGGGTAAAACGAGGCTCATCATGCAGCTCCTCTTGCAGATCAGGGAACGCGGTCACTCAGCTATCGTGTACGACCCAGCCTGCGAGTTCGTTCAGCGATTCTACGATCCCAAAAACGACACGATCTTGAATCCCTTGGACGCCCGCTGTCCTTATTGGGGACCGTCCGAGGAGCTGCGCCGACGTGCCGAAGCAAAGGCCATTGCTGCTTCGCTTTATCAGCCGACTACAGACAAAAAGGGTGAATTCTTCACCGAGACACCGCAGAAAATCTTCGCCCATCTTCTGACCTTTGGCCCGAGTCCACAGGAGTTGGTGGAGTGGATGGCGAACCCCGACGAGATCGACCGCCGGGTTCAGAACACAGAGATGGCCATGATGATTGCGAAGGGTGCGCAACAGCAGCGCAATGGCGTTCTGGCATCGCTTGGGTTGATTGCGGACAGCCTGCGAATGCTGCCCCGGAAGGAGACGGCGCATACCCGGTGGAGTGCAACAGAATGGGCGGAAGATCGCCAAGGTTGGATCTTCATTACCTCGAAACCGAGCGAGCGTGAAGCTCTGAGGCCGCTGCATAGCTTATGGATCGACTTGCTCGTGCTGCGGCTCCTAAACGAGCCCAAGGACGGTCAGCATCCGGTGTGGTTTGTGCTGGACGAACTTGCAAGCCTGCAGCGGTTGCCGCAGCTTCATACCGCCATCACTGAAAACCGGAAATCGAAGAACCCTCTGGTGCTCGGATTCCAGGGCAAGGCTCAACTTGAAATGATCTACGGACATCTGGCCGAGGTCATGTTGTCACAGCCAACGACCAAGATTTTCCTACGCACCACCGAGCCCAAGGCTGCCGAGTGGGTATCAAATGCCATCGGCAAAATCGAAATCGAGCGGCTTCGCGAGACTCACTCCACCGGCCTGCGTGCGGGCAGCAACTTCAGTGTCGAGCGCCAGGTTGAACCGCTTGTGTTGGACTCGGAAATCTCCGGTCTACCCGACCGGCACGCATTCTTGAAACTCGGCAATCATGTCTCCCGGTTCGCCTTCGACTACTGGAATATTCCTGCCACTCAGCCAGCTTTCGTGCCGCGTCCCCTGGAGGATGACGACCTCACATTCGAGCCCGTCACGCTCAACAAGAAGCCACCGAAGTCTGTGAAGACGATGGATGCCGGACTCCTCGAAGGCGAAGATGAACCAATCGAAACTGGGTTCTCCCTGGGTGACTGA
- a CDS encoding DNA-primase RepB domain-containing protein: MNETAQEFLTRCFAPGDTIALLLRNESTAKTQQRIVPLERALAPRYRGWLAHENHYGANIYVSANPLLAGSRKRTKDCIASIRHLYIDIDVNGEARLAALRASELVPKPNVIVSTSAGKYQVLWRVEDFDFYTQEMTLKLLAMAFHGDISCTDCNRVLRIPGFKNCKYDPAQLVTVEYLSDATYQPDDFHLYVLREACMIPPTPQQPIRRDMQTNSEHDWAWVSRELAHGKDAVNLTLELASHRSDKPNPTYYAQRTVDIASARLWLMEGTSIADVIAMLESRRQPELPAALCSARAREIAATAQRMIARNKVA, translated from the coding sequence ATGAACGAAACAGCCCAAGAGTTTCTTACCCGTTGCTTCGCTCCGGGAGACACTATCGCTCTCTTGCTTCGCAACGAGAGCACCGCAAAGACACAGCAACGCATCGTTCCTTTGGAACGTGCGCTCGCACCCCGTTACCGTGGCTGGCTCGCTCATGAAAACCACTACGGTGCGAATATCTATGTGTCTGCCAATCCGCTGCTCGCCGGCAGCCGGAAGCGCACCAAGGATTGCATCGCTTCCATTCGCCATCTCTATATCGACATTGACGTGAACGGAGAAGCCCGGCTCGCTGCGCTCCGGGCTTCCGAGCTTGTGCCGAAACCGAATGTAATTGTCTCCACATCGGCAGGCAAGTACCAGGTGTTGTGGCGCGTGGAGGACTTCGACTTCTACACCCAGGAGATGACGCTCAAGCTCCTCGCGATGGCCTTCCACGGTGACATCTCCTGCACGGACTGTAACCGCGTTCTTCGTATCCCCGGATTCAAGAATTGCAAGTACGATCCCGCACAGCTCGTCACCGTCGAGTACCTCTCCGATGCGACCTACCAGCCGGACGACTTTCATCTGTATGTCCTTCGCGAAGCCTGCATGATCCCACCTACCCCGCAGCAGCCGATACGCCGGGATATGCAGACCAACTCCGAGCATGATTGGGCCTGGGTTTCGCGTGAGCTTGCCCACGGTAAAGACGCCGTGAACCTCACGCTGGAGCTGGCCTCGCACCGCTCCGATAAGCCCAATCCCACCTACTACGCCCAGCGCACCGTGGACATCGCTTCGGCCCGTCTCTGGCTGATGGAGGGCACATCCATCGCGGACGTAATCGCGATGCTTGAGAGCCGCAGACAGCCTGAGCTTCCCGCCGCACTTTGCTCCGCTCGTGCGCGGGAGATCGCTGCCACGGCACAGCGGATGATCGCTCGCAACAAAGTCGCCTGA
- a CDS encoding single-stranded DNA-binding protein yields MYSNKVTLIGFTGADAEVRTNNDRSLTTLSLATKSSYKKDGKYIEHTEWHRCVIFGKLGEFAATLKKGAHIQVEGELRSRKYDSTKTNTEVTIWEIRVNSILKLDRAAKAAAEDEDESTEEEAA; encoded by the coding sequence ATGTACTCAAACAAAGTCACCCTCATCGGATTCACCGGCGCTGATGCAGAAGTTCGCACCAACAACGACCGCAGCCTTACCACTCTCTCGCTGGCAACCAAGTCTTCCTATAAGAAGGACGGCAAGTACATCGAGCACACCGAATGGCACCGTTGCGTGATCTTCGGCAAGCTCGGTGAGTTCGCCGCCACGCTCAAGAAGGGCGCTCATATCCAGGTCGAAGGCGAACTGCGCAGCCGGAAGTACGACAGCACGAAGACCAACACCGAAGTGACCATCTGGGAGATCCGGGTGAACTCGATTCTCAAGCTGGACCGTGCCGCCAAAGCGGCAGCGGAGGACGAGGATGAGTCCACCGAGGAAGAGGCCGCATAA